The genomic segment GGTAAGCGAGTGCCGTCAGCTTGCCGTCGGGCGATGCCCAGGACGGCATGGCGGCCGATAACGACATCTCCGGCAAGCCCGCGACCGAGGGCGCTTCCGCAGCGGCAGGTCCGCTAGCGCCAGCACCGCTCTTGGCAGGTCCTTCGCCTTGGGCGCTCGCAAAGTTGCGCGTATCTTGATCCGTCTTGTCCGACGTGCCGGACGAAGAGGCAGCAGGAGGCGCAAACTCCAGCCTCGACCCGGCAGCCGAGTCGGGCGTGGCGCTTAGACTCGCTGTCGGCGACTGCGTCTCGGTCTTGGCAGCCGGCACCTCCCCGGCCGAATCGACCGAGGAGCCGGATTCGCCGCCGCCGGCGGAACCGTGCAGGCTCGTGCCGCTGACCGACTCGTCCCCACCGTCTGCCGAGCCTTCGGACGAGCTCGAACTTTGGCTCTGTTGGTTAAACTCGCTCGAGCTAGCGTTGTCTTCTGCCATCTCCGGCACGGCTTTTTCGTTCATTACGTTCTTGCGCATAATGTCGGACGAAGCCGCACCAGGTGCGGACCCGGCTGCCGACTCCTGCTGCAGGGCAGCCTTCTGCTGATCCGATTGCAGCGAGAACGGCTGGGCGATCAGCAATACGCCCGCGACTACGCCGGCCGCGACCACCGCTGCCAAGCTGCGATAGACGGACTTGCGGCCGCCGATCCTTCGGGAGCGCGGCTCGTATGCGGCGGCCTCTGCGGCCGTCGCCTGCTCGGCGTCCGGCGCGGGCTCCGGCACGATCCGCTCCAGCTGGGGCAGGATCGCATCGACCAGGCTGTATCTCGGGGTTACGTGCGGCAGCTGCGTCAGTTCTTCGGACAGCCGCGTCAGCCGACCGAGCAGCGCGGCGCACTCCGGATAGTTTTGCAGGTACAATTGCAGTCGCGACGACTCTTCTTCGTTCAGATCGCCGTCGATCGAACGCTGCACGAGCTCCATCCCCTCTTCGCGATTCATCCCCGGACACCCCCTTTCCGATAGTCATGAAGCAATGTCTGCAGTTGTTGTCGGGCGCGGAATAAGTAAGATTTAACCGTATTTAACGGCAAGTTGAGCGAATCGGCGATCTCGTTATAAGAGAAATCCTGCAGATAACGAAGCACGACCACGGTGCGGTGATGCTCCGGAAGCTTGCCGATCGCCTCGCGAATGTCTTCGGAAGCGTAGCCGCTCATCACCTCGGCCTCGACGTCTTCGCTTGCTTGAAATACCATCTCATGTTCGTCGATCGAAACGGAAGGACGTTTGCGACGGAACTTGTCGATGCAAATATTCGTTACGATGCGCTGAACCCACGTGCGGAATTGCGCCTTTTCTTCATAGGAATTGATCTTCGTGTATACCCGAATCAACGCTTCCTGCGCGGCGTCCATCGCATCCTGCTCGTGGTTAAGCAAATAATAGGCCGTACGGTAAACCTGGTGTTCGATCTCGCGAAGCAGCGCGACAAGCGCTTCCCGATCGCCGGCCTGCGCAGCTTTGATCAATTCCGGCTCCACCACGGGAGATCCTCCTTCTCTCGCATCCCCTCTGACGAAAACGTGCGCCAAAAGGTTGCAAAAAACGCAAGGTATAATCTAACAAAAAAATAAAGGCGTAAACGCCCTTCGGAACCGCTTATGTGCAGCAATCCGTTATTTCCATATATACTCGGCGAGAAGCCGAAAAGTTGTGAAGGAAGTCCCGTTACAGTCTATCATAAGCGCCGCTTTTTGTCGTTAGGGCCGCTTGGTGCGCCGTTCGAGCCGGCCGTCCGGACGGACGCGGTAGGCGATCTCGCCCTGTATGTCGGTCCGTTCGAGGGCGGCGCCGGACGCCAAAATCCGGTCGACAATCTCGGCATGCGGATGACCGTACAGATTGTTTTTGCCGGCCGACACGACGACATCGGTCGGGTTCCACCAGGCCAGCCATGGCGCTGTCGTCGACGTTTTGCTGCCGTGATGTCCAGCCTTCAGCACGTCTATGGCAGTCGCTCCCTCTCCGACTCGCCGGCGCAGCTCGCCGAGCACCGCGGTCTCGCCCGACGCCTCCAGGTCGCCGGGGAGCACAAACACGCGGCCGTATAACGTAAGCCGAAGCACCACGCTCATGTCGTTCTGCTCGCCGATCGACGGTATCCGGTCGTCGCCGTCCGAATTCAGCGGATACAGCGCTTCAAACGTCGCCGACGCATCCGGCCGCCATGTGGCGCCTGCCTCGATCGCATACAGCGGAATGCCTGCGTCTATCGCTTCATGAAATAGACGAAGCACGTCGGCATCCGGTTTAATCGTTCCGTTAAACCAAATGCGCCCTACCTGTAGCTCCCGGATAATCGCATGCGCGCCCCCGATATGGTCGGCGTCCAAATGCGTCAGCACGAGCGCATCAAGGCGTCGGATGCCCCGCTGCTTAAGCAGCGGCACCAGCGTCTTGCGGCCGACCTCGTAAGGGTCCTTGCGAAGGCGCCACGGTTCCTTCGACGCTCCGAATGTGACCGT from the Cohnella hashimotonis genome contains:
- a CDS encoding RNA polymerase sigma factor, translating into MVEPELIKAAQAGDREALVALLREIEHQVYRTAYYLLNHEQDAMDAAQEALIRVYTKINSYEEKAQFRTWVQRIVTNICIDKFRRKRPSVSIDEHEMVFQASEDVEAEVMSGYASEDIREAIGKLPEHHRTVVVLRYLQDFSYNEIADSLNLPLNTVKSYLFRARQQLQTLLHDYRKGGVRG
- a CDS encoding anti-sigma factor family protein encodes the protein MNREEGMELVQRSIDGDLNEEESSRLQLYLQNYPECAALLGRLTRLSEELTQLPHVTPRYSLVDAILPQLERIVPEPAPDAEQATAAEAAAYEPRSRRIGGRKSVYRSLAAVVAAGVVAGVLLIAQPFSLQSDQQKAALQQESAAGSAPGAASSDIMRKNVMNEKAVPEMAEDNASSSEFNQQSQSSSSSEGSADGGDESVSGTSLHGSAGGGESGSSVDSAGEVPAAKTETQSPTASLSATPDSAAGSRLEFAPPAASSSGTSDKTDQDTRNFASAQGEGPAKSGAGASGPAAAEAPSVAGLPEMSLSAAMPSWASPDGKLTALAYQGGLRIVKTEGLETVFESGNREGTVSDVSWGQDGQDLYYTWTDASGKATDLWWNAKENREQAR